Proteins from a genomic interval of Stenotrophomonas sp. WZN-1:
- a CDS encoding DUF692 domain-containing protein — MASTDVRASLVHPRSPLRAAAAGLGLRRALLQDLRDAPAGDFDFLECAPENWIHVGGPAGDALAELAQRHPLSCHGLSLSLGGSAPLDTQLLEQVGQFLEKHRVPLYSEHLSYCSDDGHLYDLLPIPFTDEAVRHTAARIARVQDLLGRRIAVENVSYYLAPEPAMDELAFTNAVLAEADCDLLLDVNNVYVNACNHGYDADTFIAGLPAERIVCLHVAGHLDEAPDLKIDTHGSAVIDPVWALLARTYARIGPRPTLLERDFNFPPYAELQGELQTIRRLQATHAGAAHG, encoded by the coding sequence GTGGCAAGCACTGACGTCCGCGCCAGCCTCGTCCACCCGCGGTCGCCGCTTCGTGCGGCGGCCGCCGGGTTGGGCCTGCGCCGGGCGCTGCTACAGGACCTGCGTGACGCCCCTGCAGGCGACTTCGACTTCCTCGAATGCGCGCCGGAGAACTGGATCCACGTCGGCGGACCTGCCGGTGATGCGCTGGCCGAACTGGCGCAGCGCCATCCGCTGAGCTGCCACGGCCTGTCGCTGTCGCTGGGCGGCAGCGCACCACTGGATACCCAGCTGCTTGAGCAGGTCGGCCAGTTCCTCGAGAAGCACCGCGTGCCGCTGTACAGCGAGCACCTGAGCTACTGCAGCGACGACGGCCACCTGTACGACCTGCTGCCGATTCCGTTCACCGACGAAGCGGTGCGCCACACCGCGGCACGCATCGCCCGCGTGCAGGACCTGCTCGGCCGCCGTATCGCGGTGGAGAACGTGTCCTACTACCTGGCGCCGGAACCGGCCATGGACGAACTGGCCTTCACCAATGCGGTGCTCGCCGAAGCCGACTGCGACCTGCTGCTGGACGTCAACAACGTCTACGTCAATGCCTGCAACCATGGCTACGACGCCGACACTTTCATTGCCGGACTGCCCGCAGAGCGCATCGTCTGCCTGCACGTGGCCGGGCACCTGGACGAAGCACCGGACCTGAAGATCGATACCCACGGCAGTGCGGTGATCGATCCGGTCTGGGCGCTTCTGGCACGGACCTATGCGCGGATCGGCCCGCGCCCGACCCTGCTCGAGCGCGATTTCAATTTTCCGCCCTATGCAGAACTGCAGGGCGAGCTGCAGACCATCCGGCGCCTGCAGGCCACGCATGCCGGGGCCGCACATGGCTGA
- the rnt gene encoding ribonuclease T — translation MSQRFRGFLPVVVDVETGGFDSQRNALLEIAAVPIEMDENGLLYPGQTASAHVVPAEGLEIDPKSLEVTGIILDHPFRLAKEEKAALDHVFTPVRAAMKKYGCQRAILVGHNAHFDLGFVNAAVARTGHKRNPFHPFSVFDTVTLAGIAYGQTVLARAATAAGLGWDANEAHSAVYDTEQTARLFCTIANAWPR, via the coding sequence ATGTCACAACGCTTCCGCGGCTTCCTGCCGGTGGTGGTGGATGTGGAAACCGGCGGCTTCGACAGCCAGCGCAATGCGCTGCTGGAAATCGCTGCGGTGCCGATCGAAATGGACGAGAACGGCCTGCTCTACCCCGGCCAGACCGCCAGTGCCCACGTGGTGCCGGCCGAAGGCCTGGAAATCGACCCGAAGTCACTGGAAGTGACCGGCATCATCCTCGACCACCCGTTCCGGCTGGCCAAGGAAGAAAAGGCGGCGCTGGACCACGTCTTCACCCCGGTGCGTGCGGCGATGAAGAAATACGGCTGCCAGCGCGCGATCCTGGTCGGCCACAACGCCCATTTCGACCTCGGCTTCGTCAACGCGGCCGTGGCGCGTACCGGCCACAAGCGCAACCCGTTCCATCCGTTCAGCGTGTTCGACACGGTCACCCTGGCCGGTATCGCCTATGGGCAGACGGTGCTGGCGCGTGCGGCCACCGCCGCCGGGCTGGGTTGGGATGCGAATGAAGCGCACAGCGCGGTGTATGACACCGAACAGACCGCGCGCTTGTTCTGCACAATCGCCAACGCCTGGCCGCGGTAA
- a CDS encoding putative DNA-binding domain-containing protein has translation MADAADTLRAQQHAFTAHLRDPQSVPAPAGLDPRRLAVYQHLLFNNLLGLLSNGFPVCVRLLGEPAWSALVRHYFATHRCQTPLFTELAAEFVQWLQAQPQLPHPALAELAHYEWVETALYQLQAEPLPPPRDIDPLQVPLQRSPLAWPLLYQWPVHRLGAEDAPTQPPPEPTGLLVRREADGEVRFATLSPLAVYLLSSIGEQPGLEGHAYLQHLATTHGLAEDALAGHGAALLRQFLQAGVIGPLIAPA, from the coding sequence ATGGCTGATGCCGCCGACACCCTGCGCGCGCAGCAGCACGCATTCACCGCGCATCTGCGCGACCCGCAGTCGGTGCCCGCACCGGCCGGCCTGGATCCACGCCGGTTGGCGGTGTACCAGCACCTGCTGTTCAACAACCTGCTCGGGCTGCTGAGCAACGGTTTCCCGGTCTGCGTCCGCCTGCTCGGCGAACCGGCCTGGAGCGCGCTGGTGCGCCACTACTTCGCCACCCATCGCTGCCAGACACCGCTGTTCACCGAGCTGGCCGCCGAGTTCGTGCAGTGGCTTCAGGCACAGCCGCAGCTGCCGCACCCGGCGCTGGCCGAGCTGGCCCACTACGAGTGGGTGGAAACCGCGCTGTACCAGTTGCAGGCCGAGCCGCTTCCGCCGCCACGCGACATCGACCCGTTGCAGGTGCCGCTGCAGCGCTCGCCGCTGGCATGGCCGCTGCTGTACCAATGGCCGGTGCACCGTCTCGGTGCAGAGGATGCACCGACCCAGCCACCACCCGAACCCACCGGCCTGCTGGTCCGCCGCGAAGCCGACGGTGAAGTGCGTTTCGCTACGCTCAGCCCCTTGGCGGTGTACCTGCTGTCCAGCATCGGTGAACAGCCTGGGCTGGAAGGCCATGCCTACCTGCAACACCTCGCCACCACGCATGGCCTGGCCGAAGATGCGCTGGCCGGACACGGTGCCGCGCTGCTGCGGCAATTCCTGCAGGCCGGCGTGATCGGCCCGCTCATAGCCCCGGCCTGA
- the pstA gene encoding phosphate ABC transporter permease PstA — MSSTADSLYLRRRIGNVIAIALSCATALFGLFFLGWILFTLASKGLAGINLDLFTKMTPPPMQEGGLANAFFGSAVMCALAIGIGTPLGVLAGTWLAEYGNARKAGTVVRFVNDILLSAPSIVLGLFVYTLYVMQTGGNFSAFAGALSLAFIVLPVVVRTTDEMLRLVPSQMREAALSLGIPQWKVIVQVLYRSASAGIITGILLALARISGETAPLLFTAFGNQYWNNNIFQPMASVPVVMNQFAGSPYESWQVLAWAGALVLTVFVLLVSLAARGILLRNRISHD; from the coding sequence ATGTCCAGCACCGCTGACTCCCTGTACCTTCGCCGCCGCATCGGCAACGTCATCGCCATCGCGCTGTCCTGTGCCACCGCGCTGTTCGGCCTGTTCTTCCTGGGCTGGATCCTGTTCACCCTGGCCTCCAAGGGCCTGGCCGGCATCAATCTGGATCTGTTCACCAAGATGACGCCGCCGCCGATGCAGGAAGGCGGTCTCGCCAACGCCTTCTTCGGCAGCGCGGTGATGTGTGCGCTGGCGATCGGCATCGGCACCCCGCTGGGCGTGCTGGCCGGCACCTGGCTGGCCGAGTACGGCAACGCCCGCAAGGCCGGCACCGTGGTCCGCTTCGTCAACGACATCCTGCTGTCGGCCCCGTCGATCGTGCTCGGCCTGTTCGTCTACACGCTTTACGTGATGCAGACCGGCGGCAACTTCTCGGCGTTCGCTGGTGCGCTGTCGCTGGCCTTCATCGTGCTGCCGGTGGTGGTGCGCACCACCGACGAAATGCTGCGCCTGGTGCCCTCGCAGATGCGCGAAGCGGCCCTGTCGCTGGGCATCCCGCAGTGGAAGGTGATCGTGCAGGTGCTGTACCGCAGCGCGTCGGCCGGCATCATCACCGGCATCCTGCTGGCCCTGGCGCGCATCTCCGGCGAGACCGCACCGCTGCTGTTCACCGCCTTCGGCAACCAGTACTGGAACAACAACATCTTCCAGCCGATGGCCTCGGTGCCGGTGGTGATGAACCAGTTCGCCGGAAGCCCGTATGAATCCTGGCAGGTGCTGGCCTGGGCCGGTGCCCTGGTGCTGACCGTCTTCGTGTTGCTGGTCAGCCTTGCCGCCCGCGGCATCCTGCTGCGCAACCGTATCTCCCATGACTGA
- the phoU gene encoding phosphate signaling complex protein PhoU — translation MNLPNDHIVKSYDEEQQRLVAEIVRMGEMAVAQLEASMDVIEKRDENAAHRIIANDEAIDALEQQISHDVMRLALRGPMARDLREILAGLRIPADIERIGDYAANVAKRSIALGKVPPLPQIQGLRALGRLAAQQVRRAIAAYRDNDADAALELREDDARLDAQYTALFRELLTYMMEDPRNITPCTHLLFMAKNLERVGDHATNIAENVWFLVHGEQPLPPREKRDETSSTGQP, via the coding sequence ATGAACCTTCCCAACGACCACATCGTCAAGAGCTACGACGAAGAGCAGCAGCGCCTGGTGGCCGAAATCGTGCGCATGGGCGAAATGGCCGTCGCCCAGCTCGAAGCGTCGATGGACGTGATCGAGAAGCGCGACGAGAACGCTGCCCATCGCATCATCGCCAACGACGAAGCGATCGATGCGCTGGAGCAGCAGATCAGCCACGACGTGATGCGCCTGGCGCTGCGTGGCCCGATGGCGCGCGACCTGCGCGAGATCCTCGCCGGCCTGCGCATTCCGGCCGACATCGAGCGCATCGGTGACTACGCTGCCAACGTCGCCAAGCGCTCGATCGCGCTGGGCAAGGTACCGCCGTTGCCGCAGATCCAGGGCCTGCGTGCGCTGGGCCGCCTGGCCGCGCAGCAGGTGCGTCGTGCCATCGCCGCCTACCGCGACAACGACGCCGATGCCGCGCTGGAACTGCGCGAGGACGACGCCCGCCTGGACGCGCAGTACACCGCGCTGTTCCGCGAGCTGCTGACCTACATGATGGAAGACCCGCGCAACATCACCCCGTGCACGCACCTGCTGTTCATGGCGAAGAACCTGGAGCGCGTGGGCGACCACGCCACCAACATCGCCGAGAACGTGTGGTTCCTGGTGCACGGCGAGCAGCCACTGCCGCCGCGTGAAAAGCGCGACGAGACGTCCAGCACCGGGCAGCCCTGA
- the pstB gene encoding phosphate ABC transporter ATP-binding protein PstB yields MNDLSNAVPMQRIAVPSSHESLHTPSPVKLAARGLDFYYDKFHALKGINLEIPEKRVTALIGPSGCGKSTLLRIFNRIYALYPKLEARGEVLLDGENILSPKYPMNRLRSKVGMVFQKPVPFPMTIFENVAYGIRHHEKLSKADMADRVEQALRQGALWDEVKDKLGQSALGLSGGQQQRLCIARAVALRPSVLLLDEPTSALDPISTSRIEQLVEELKHEYTIVIVTHNMQQAARVSDYTAFMYLGDLIEHDRTEVIFSQPSQRQTEDYITGRFG; encoded by the coding sequence ATGAACGACCTTTCCAACGCCGTGCCGATGCAGCGCATCGCCGTGCCGTCCTCGCACGAGAGCCTGCACACGCCGTCGCCGGTGAAGCTGGCTGCGCGTGGACTGGACTTCTACTACGACAAATTCCATGCCCTGAAGGGCATCAACCTGGAAATCCCGGAAAAGCGCGTGACCGCGCTGATCGGCCCGTCCGGTTGCGGCAAGTCGACCCTGCTGCGCATCTTCAACCGCATCTACGCGCTGTACCCGAAGCTGGAAGCGCGCGGTGAAGTGCTGCTGGACGGCGAGAACATCCTGTCGCCGAAATACCCGATGAACCGCCTGCGCAGCAAGGTCGGCATGGTGTTCCAGAAGCCGGTGCCGTTCCCGATGACCATCTTCGAGAACGTGGCCTACGGCATCCGCCACCACGAGAAGCTGAGCAAGGCCGACATGGCCGACCGCGTCGAGCAGGCGCTGCGCCAGGGCGCGCTGTGGGACGAAGTGAAGGACAAGCTGGGGCAGAGCGCACTGGGCCTGTCCGGTGGCCAGCAGCAGCGCCTGTGCATCGCCCGTGCCGTGGCCCTGCGCCCGTCGGTGCTGCTGCTGGACGAGCCGACCTCGGCGCTGGACCCGATCTCGACCAGCCGCATCGAGCAGCTGGTGGAAGAGCTCAAGCACGAGTACACCATCGTGATCGTCACCCACAACATGCAGCAGGCCGCGCGCGTGTCCGACTACACCGCCTTCATGTACCTGGGCGACCTGATCGAGCACGACCGCACCGAAGTGATCTTCTCGCAGCCGTCGCAGCGGCAGACCGAGGACTACATCACCGGCCGCTTCGGCTGA
- a CDS encoding DoxX family protein — MNLPTLAAARGQLDRLAPWLAPLGLRLLLAWEFFESGREKLRGQNWFADLQDAFPFPFDQLPAALNWQLATWFELVGAACLLFGLGTRFAAASLLVLTVVATYAVHWPMEWNSLADLAMGYAISDQGFGNFKLPVLFMAMLLPLIFTGAGKLSVDAWLARWQPSARTAGPAVR, encoded by the coding sequence ATGAACCTTCCGACCCTGGCCGCCGCGCGCGGCCAGCTGGACCGTCTCGCCCCCTGGTTGGCGCCGCTCGGCCTGCGCCTGCTGCTGGCCTGGGAATTCTTCGAATCCGGCCGCGAGAAGCTGCGTGGCCAGAACTGGTTCGCCGACCTGCAGGACGCCTTTCCATTCCCGTTCGACCAGTTGCCGGCCGCCCTGAACTGGCAACTGGCGACCTGGTTCGAACTGGTCGGGGCGGCCTGCCTGCTGTTCGGGCTCGGCACCCGTTTCGCCGCCGCCAGCCTGCTGGTGCTCACCGTGGTGGCCACCTACGCGGTGCATTGGCCGATGGAGTGGAACTCGCTGGCCGACCTGGCGATGGGCTATGCGATCAGCGATCAAGGCTTCGGCAACTTCAAGCTGCCGGTGCTGTTCATGGCCATGCTGCTGCCGCTGATCTTCACCGGCGCCGGCAAGCTGAGCGTAGACGCCTGGTTGGCCCGGTGGCAGCCGTCCGCCAGGACGGCAGGGCCTGCGGTGCGGTAA